The genomic window CACCCTACTGCTCCCGCTGTGGAGGAAGCTCGCCGAGGTGGAGGAGAGGGAGCTCCTTGAGTACTGGGGAGAGGAATACAGGCGGTTTATGGAGAGGAGGGGCAGGTTCTTCCCGAAGTTAAACAAAAGTATTCAACAGATGGGCGGAGAAAACGAAAACCTTTAAATTCCCTCTCCCATCTCCGTAGGGGAGCCATGAAGCGCGACTACACCCTCTACTTTTTCGTTGCACTCGGTAGCTTCATGATAGTTTACATACTCCTCCCTCTGGGGATGATATACGCCAAACAGGTTAGTGACTTCGGGGCGTTCCTGAAAACCCTCCACGACCCCGTTGTGCTCTCGGCTGTTAAACGCTCCCTTCTAACGGCAACGGCGACGGCCTTGATAGCGCTTCTCTTTGGCGTTCCCCTCGGTTATGTTCTAGCGAGAAAGGATTTCCCGGGAAAGAGCCTCGTTCAGGCAATCGTTGACGTCCCCATAGTAATCCCGCACTCCGTCGTTGGAATAATGCTCCTCGTAACGTATTCCACCTACATTCTCGACAACTATCTCGGGATAATCTCCGCGATGCTCTTTGTTTCGGCGTCCTTTACAATAAACTCCGCCAGAGACGGTTTTCTTGCAGTTGATGAGAAGCTTGAGGCCGTTGCAAGAACTCTCGGCGCTTCCCAGCTCAGAACGTTTTTCTCGGTCTCCCTGCCGATGGCTTTTCCTTCGATAGCGAGCGGGGCAATAATGACGTGGGCGAGGGCCATAAGCGAGGTTGGAGCGATTCTGATAGTTGCCTACTACCCGATGACGGCTCAGGTTTTGATACTCGAGTACTTCAACAACTATGGTTTGAGAGCATCTCGTCCGATAGCCGTGCTCATGGTGACCATAAGTCTTGGAATTTTTGTTCTGCTGAGATGGCTCGTGGGGAGGGCCTCCAATGCTCCGCGTTGAGGGCATCTCAAAGGACTGGAGGGAGTTCCACCTGAGGGATGTGACCTTCGACGTTAACAGGGGAGAGCACTTCATAATACTCGGCCCGAGCGGTGCCGGGAAAACCGTTCTCCTCGAGATAATAGCCGGAATAATAGAGCCGGACTCGGGGAGGGTATACCTGAACGGGAGCGACGTTACGGATTTACCGCCGGAAAAACGTGGTTTGGCGTACGTGCCCCAGAACTACGCCCTCTTTCCGAACATGAGCGTTTACGACAACATAGCCTTCGGCCTGAAGGTCAGGAAGGTTCCCAAAGGTGAAATCGAGAGAAAGGTTAGGGAAGTCTCGGAGGTTCTGGGGATAGAACACCTCCTCCACAGGAAGCCGAGAACTTTGAGCGGTGGCGAGCAACAGAGGGTTGCACTTGCTAGGGCCCTCGTCGTTGAGCCTCCGCTAATACTCTTGGATGAACCCTTCGCTAACCTCGACGTCCAGACCCGCTCAAAGCTTTTAGCGGAGATGAAGCGCTGGAGGAGGGAGCTCGGCTTCACGGCCTTACACGTTACCCACTCCTTTGAGGAGGCGGTTAGTTTAGGAGACCGCGTTGGGGTCATGCTCAACGGAAAACTCGTCCAGGTCGGTCCCGTTAGGGAGGTCTTTTCGAGGCCGGCAAGTGAGGAAGTGGCGCGTTTCCTCGGATTCGAGAACGTTATAGAGGGGGTTGCCAGTGGAAGGAAGCTCATTGCCGGTGGCCTTGAGATTGAGCTCCCCGTTGAGGCCAGCGGGAGGGTGAGGGTTGGTTTAAGACCCGAGGACATCGTGATATCCCTGAAACCCATTCACAGCTCCGTGAGGAACGAATTCAGGGCTATTGTCGAGTCAATCGAGGAACTCGGGCCCCTCGTGAGGGTTCATTTGAAGGTGGGGGAGATATCTCTGAGCGCCTTCATAACCCGCTCCTCGATGCTTGAACTCGGGATAGAGAAGGGGAAAGAGGTCTACGTGGGTTTCAAGGCGAGCGCCCTTCACGTCTTCTGAGCCTGTCCTTTATCTCGACGGGCAGACTTTCGTAGACCTCTTCCAGCGTTTCAATCAGCTCGACAAGTTCCTTTGCCGTTAGGGTTGTCGTCTTGGGGCCGATTTCAAGGATTACTGCATCGTAGTCCTCGGGCGAAACCTCCTCAAGCTCATCGAGGTGCTCGCTTTTTCTCGGGATAACGTTCACCTCACCTATCATCCTTCCCTTTCCGATGTTGGCCTCGCGCTCCTCTATTGGGACTTCCTTGGGGCAGTCGTACCTCTCAACGAAGATTTTTATATCGACAACCGGAGTGCCGTCCATTGCATCTATCCAATCTATGTAAATGCGGTTTCCTTCAATGCGGTGAATCCTGACGGTGTAGAGCGCTATCGGGTTCGGCCTGTATGGAGAACGGGTTGCAAAGACTCCCGTGAGGGGGTTCTTTGGGTTGCCGTAGGGGTGAACCTTCAGGACTTTTCTTTTAGCCCCTTCGCTTTTGTGGAACCACA from Thermococcus sp. includes these protein-coding regions:
- the wtpB gene encoding tungstate ABC transporter permease WtpB — translated: MKRDYTLYFFVALGSFMIVYILLPLGMIYAKQVSDFGAFLKTLHDPVVLSAVKRSLLTATATALIALLFGVPLGYVLARKDFPGKSLVQAIVDVPIVIPHSVVGIMLLVTYSTYILDNYLGIISAMLFVSASFTINSARDGFLAVDEKLEAVARTLGASQLRTFFSVSLPMAFPSIASGAIMTWARAISEVGAILIVAYYPMTAQVLILEYFNNYGLRASRPIAVLMVTISLGIFVLLRWLVGRASNAPR
- the wtpC gene encoding tungstate ABC transporter ATP-binding protein WtpC, encoding MLRVEGISKDWREFHLRDVTFDVNRGEHFIILGPSGAGKTVLLEIIAGIIEPDSGRVYLNGSDVTDLPPEKRGLAYVPQNYALFPNMSVYDNIAFGLKVRKVPKGEIERKVREVSEVLGIEHLLHRKPRTLSGGEQQRVALARALVVEPPLILLDEPFANLDVQTRSKLLAEMKRWRRELGFTALHVTHSFEEAVSLGDRVGVMLNGKLVQVGPVREVFSRPASEEVARFLGFENVIEGVASGRKLIAGGLEIELPVEASGRVRVGLRPEDIVISLKPIHSSVRNEFRAIVESIEELGPLVRVHLKVGEISLSAFITRSSMLELGIEKGKEVYVGFKASALHVF
- the tsaA gene encoding tRNA (N6-threonylcarbamoyladenosine(37)-N6)-methyltransferase TrmO, encoding MKFEPLKILPVGHVRKNEELQETYIEILPEFREAVDGLQDGDWIKLILWFHKSEGAKRKVLKVHPYGNPKNPLTGVFATRSPYRPNPIALYTVRIHRIEGNRIYIDWIDAMDGTPVVDIKIFVERYDCPKEVPIEEREANIGKGRMIGEVNVIPRKSEHLDELEEVSPEDYDAVILEIGPKTTTLTAKELVELIETLEEVYESLPVEIKDRLRRREGRSP